In the Methanococcus voltae PS genome, one interval contains:
- a CDS encoding 2-oxoacid:acceptor oxidoreductase subunit alpha, whose product MMKTEFIQGNMACVEGALKAGCMFFGGYPITPSTEIAEGMAKKLPKLGGYYCQMEDEIASMASIIGASWAGSKSMTATSGPGISLMQENIGYAFMTETPCVLVNVQRGGPSTGQPTAASQADIMQTKWGSHGDYQPIVLVPSSVQEMYDFTILAFNYSEKYRTPVFVMADEILGHMREKVVLHDDIKIVDRVTPKNNDSNNENDNMVPTMPVFGEGYKTAVTGLTHNEKGYPDVSAETHDKLVRRLSNKILENKDDIILYESKNIDAETIFVCYGTPSRTVKYTVDSLMAEGKDVGYIRLKTVFPFPDDLIKNLKASKILVPEMNLGQVVGEVMKYANCEVKLIGKIGGELHKPEELKEYI is encoded by the coding sequence ATGATGAAAACTGAATTTATACAAGGAAATATGGCTTGTGTGGAAGGAGCTTTAAAAGCAGGATGTATGTTTTTTGGCGGTTATCCAATAACTCCTTCAACAGAAATTGCAGAAGGAATGGCAAAAAAATTACCTAAATTGGGCGGTTATTATTGTCAAATGGAAGATGAAATAGCAAGTATGGCTTCCATAATTGGTGCAAGTTGGGCAGGTAGTAAATCAATGACTGCTACAAGTGGACCAGGCATTAGCTTAATGCAAGAAAATATAGGCTATGCTTTTATGACTGAAACACCTTGTGTTTTGGTAAACGTGCAACGTGGAGGTCCTTCAACAGGACAACCAACTGCTGCATCTCAAGCAGATATAATGCAAACAAAATGGGGAAGTCATGGTGACTACCAACCTATAGTTTTAGTGCCAAGTTCTGTACAAGAAATGTATGATTTTACAATATTAGCCTTTAACTATTCCGAAAAGTACAGAACACCTGTTTTTGTAATGGCTGATGAAATATTGGGGCATATGCGTGAAAAAGTAGTATTGCATGATGATATTAAAATAGTCGATAGAGTAACTCCAAAAAATAATGATTCAAATAATGAAAATGACAATATGGTACCAACCATGCCAGTTTTTGGAGAGGGCTACAAAACTGCAGTAACTGGTTTAACACATAATGAAAAAGGATATCCTGACGTTTCTGCTGAAACACATGATAAATTAGTGAGAAGATTATCTAATAAAATATTAGAAAATAAAGACGATATTATATTATATGAATCAAAAAATATCGACGCAGAAACTATATTTGTATGTTATGGAACTCCTTCAAGAACTGTTAAATATACTGTAGATTCTTTAATGGCTGAAGGAAAAGATGTAGGATATATAAGATTGAAAACTGTATTTCCATTCCCTGACGACTTGATTAAAAATTTAAAAGCTTCAAAAATATTGGTTCCAGAAATGAACTTAGGGCAAGTTGTGGGTGAAGTTATGAAATACGCAAATTGTGAAGTTAAATTAATTGGTAAAATAGGTGGCGAATTACATAAACCAGAAGAATTGAAGGAATATATTTAA
- a CDS encoding potassium channel family protein has protein sequence MEPIKKIEIGLIVMFCIVVFFSISFSYFENLTLFDSFYLTIITMFTIGYGEIHPTNDFGKLTAILLALTGTSVGIFTFGSTLQLFVEGYFRKANRMRIMKNRIKNMDEHYILCGYGRIGKVVANRLAKRGTDFVVLDLSEENLVSEFEKNPDFNYICGDATLDECLIEANIKNAKTLISAMPKDSDNVFVTLSAKRLNPNIHVVSKAEETVSMDKLLIAGADKVVSPYMIGGMRLAELAIKPDVLDFFSTFMSIANYEYNEDIDLRKYNISKKYEGMSIFELLNHINYNVSVIGIKSKNGSLSVNPSKDTILHIEDQIYVFGTYDQLESFEQYIN, from the coding sequence ATGGAACCTATAAAAAAGATAGAAATAGGTCTTATAGTAATGTTTTGTATCGTTGTGTTCTTTTCAATCTCATTTTCATATTTTGAAAATCTTACGTTGTTCGATTCATTTTATTTAACAATAATTACAATGTTTACAATAGGTTATGGTGAAATTCACCCTACTAACGACTTCGGAAAATTAACTGCGATATTATTGGCATTAACAGGTACGAGCGTCGGAATTTTTACATTTGGGAGTACTTTACAATTATTTGTAGAAGGTTATTTTAGAAAAGCAAATAGGATGAGAATTATGAAAAACAGAATTAAAAATATGGATGAACATTATATATTATGTGGTTATGGTAGGATTGGAAAAGTTGTTGCGAATAGATTGGCTAAAAGAGGCACTGATTTCGTGGTTTTGGACTTAAGTGAAGAAAATTTAGTTTCGGAGTTTGAAAAAAACCCTGATTTTAACTATATTTGTGGAGATGCCACCCTGGATGAATGTTTAATTGAAGCAAATATTAAAAATGCAAAGACCTTAATTTCAGCAATGCCTAAAGATTCTGATAATGTATTTGTCACACTATCTGCAAAAAGATTAAATCCTAATATACACGTAGTTTCCAAGGCTGAAGAAACAGTTTCAATGGATAAATTACTAATTGCAGGCGCCGATAAGGTTGTTTCCCCATATATGATAGGAGGTATGCGTTTAGCGGAATTAGCTATAAAGCCGGATGTTTTGGATTTTTTTTCCACATTCATGTCTATAGCCAATTATGAATATAATGAAGATATAGACCTTAGAAAATATAATATTTCAAAAAAATACGAAGGAATGTCAATTTTTGAATTATTGAATCATATTAATTACAACGTTTCAGTAATCGGTATTAAATCAAAAAACGGATCTTTGAGTGTTAATCCATCCAAAGATACAATATTACATATAGAAGATCAAATCTATGTTTTTGGTACATATGACCAACTTGAAAGTTTTGAACAATATATTAATTAA